In one Umezawaea sp. Da 62-37 genomic region, the following are encoded:
- the tig gene encoding trigger factor codes for MKSTVEHLSPTRVRINVEVPFDELKPDFDRAYRKLAKQVRIPGFRPGKAPARVLESRIGRGAVLDEVVQEAIPAKYLEAVNSGEVRTLGRPEFEVTNIADGDSLAFSAEVDIRPEITVPAFGELSVSVEDQPVEESDVDTQLDELRARFGTLTGVKREAAEGDFVVVDLSATVDGEEVEEAKTAGLSYEIGSGQLVEGIDEALVGASEGETKTFTTTLVAGEHSGREAEVSVVLNSVKERQLPELDDEFAQLASEFDTLDELKGDLRTRLGRVKKMQQGVEARDKVLEALLATVEVPLPEAVVQGEVDARKHDAVHSFDHDEARFAEWLTEQGQTQEEFDTEVRTAAEQAVKTQLVLDSIADAEEISVTDAELTERIIYQAQRFGISPDEYVKRAQQSGQLGAIFADVRRGKALASVVRGATVTDAAGDALDLDELFGESKADDSTEESTEQ; via the coding sequence TTGAAGAGCACCGTCGAGCACCTGAGCCCGACGCGGGTCCGGATCAACGTCGAGGTGCCGTTCGACGAGCTCAAGCCGGACTTCGACCGCGCTTACCGCAAGCTTGCCAAGCAGGTGCGCATCCCCGGCTTCCGTCCTGGCAAGGCACCCGCACGCGTCCTGGAGAGCCGCATCGGCCGCGGCGCCGTACTGGACGAGGTCGTCCAGGAGGCCATCCCCGCGAAGTACCTGGAAGCCGTGAACAGCGGTGAGGTGCGCACCCTCGGCCGTCCCGAGTTCGAGGTCACGAACATCGCCGACGGCGACTCCCTCGCGTTCAGCGCCGAGGTCGACATCCGTCCCGAGATCACCGTGCCCGCGTTCGGCGAGCTGTCCGTGAGCGTCGAGGACCAGCCCGTCGAGGAGTCGGACGTCGACACCCAGCTCGACGAGCTGCGCGCCCGCTTCGGCACCCTCACCGGCGTCAAGCGCGAGGCGGCCGAGGGCGACTTCGTCGTCGTCGACCTGTCCGCGACCGTGGACGGCGAAGAGGTCGAAGAGGCCAAGACCGCCGGTCTGTCCTACGAGATCGGCTCCGGCCAGCTCGTCGAGGGCATCGACGAGGCGCTGGTCGGCGCGTCCGAGGGCGAGACCAAGACGTTCACGACCACGCTGGTCGCGGGCGAGCACTCCGGCCGCGAGGCCGAGGTCAGCGTCGTGCTCAACAGCGTCAAGGAGCGCCAGCTCCCCGAGCTGGACGACGAGTTCGCCCAGCTGGCCAGCGAGTTCGACACGCTGGACGAGCTGAAGGGCGACCTGCGCACCCGGCTGGGCCGCGTGAAGAAGATGCAGCAGGGCGTCGAGGCCCGCGACAAGGTGCTCGAGGCGCTGCTGGCGACCGTCGAGGTCCCGCTGCCCGAGGCCGTCGTCCAGGGCGAGGTCGACGCGCGCAAGCACGACGCCGTGCACTCGTTCGACCACGACGAGGCCCGCTTCGCCGAGTGGCTGACCGAGCAGGGCCAGACGCAGGAGGAGTTCGACACCGAGGTGCGCACCGCGGCCGAGCAGGCCGTGAAGACGCAGCTGGTGCTCGACTCGATCGCCGACGCCGAGGAGATCAGCGTCACCGACGCCGAGCTCACCGAGCGGATCATCTACCAGGCGCAGCGGTTCGGCATCAGCCCGGACGAGTACGTCAAGCGCGCGCAGCAGTCCGGCCAGCTCGGCGCGATCTTCGCCGACGTCCGCCGCGGCAAGGCGCTCGCGTCCGTGGTCCGCGGGGCCACCGTGACCGACGCCGCCGGTGACGCGCTCGACCTGGACGAGCTGTTCGGCGAGTCCAAGGCGGACGACTCCACCGAGGAATCCACCGAGCAGTGA
- a CDS encoding ATP-dependent Clp protease proteolytic subunit: MTQHSFPTPEMRSSAGMNLNDSVFERLLRERIIVLGSQVEEGIANQITAQLLLLAAEDPEKDITLYINSPGGSVTAGMAIFDTMQLIEPDVATTAMGLAASMGQFLLSAGTPGKRSILPHARVLMHQPSAGVGGTAADIAIQSDMLTRTKREMAELIAEHTGQTPERIITDSDRDRWFTAQEAVEYGFVDKVITRPTRVSNA, translated from the coding sequence GTGACGCAGCACTCCTTCCCGACGCCCGAGATGCGGTCGTCCGCGGGGATGAACCTCAACGACTCGGTTTTCGAGCGGCTGCTCCGAGAGCGGATCATCGTGTTGGGTTCCCAGGTCGAAGAGGGAATCGCGAACCAGATCACCGCGCAGCTCCTCCTGCTGGCCGCTGAGGACCCCGAAAAGGACATCACCCTCTACATCAACTCGCCCGGCGGCTCGGTCACCGCGGGCATGGCCATCTTCGACACGATGCAGCTCATCGAGCCGGACGTCGCCACCACCGCCATGGGCCTCGCGGCGTCCATGGGCCAGTTCCTGCTCTCCGCGGGCACGCCCGGCAAGCGGTCGATCCTGCCGCACGCCCGCGTCCTCATGCACCAGCCCTCCGCGGGCGTCGGCGGCACGGCGGCCGACATCGCGATCCAGTCGGACATGCTGACCCGCACGAAGCGGGAGATGGCGGAGCTCATCGCCGAGCACACCGGCCAGACGCCGGAGCGCATCATCACCGACTCCGACCGCGACCGCTGGTTCACCGCGCAGGAAGCGGTCGAGTACGGCTTCGTCGACAAGGTGATCACCCGCCCCACCCGCGTCTCGAACGCCTGA
- a CDS encoding ATP-dependent Clp protease proteolytic subunit: MDQSYAPQSRYVLPSFVERTSYGVKESNPYNKLFEERIIFLGVQVDDASANDVMAQLLCLESDDPDRDILLYINSPGGSFTSLMAIYDTMQFVRPDIQTYCLGQAASAAAVLLAAGTPGKRHALPNARVLIHQPSTEGVYGQVSDLEIQSNEIQRVRRLMETTLAHHTGRSAEQVRLDVERDKILTADAAKEYGIVDAVLPYRKLSGKK, from the coding sequence GTGGACCAGTCCTACGCGCCCCAGTCCCGGTACGTGCTGCCGTCGTTCGTCGAGCGCACCAGCTACGGGGTCAAGGAGTCCAACCCCTACAACAAGCTGTTCGAGGAACGCATCATCTTCCTCGGCGTGCAGGTCGACGACGCCTCGGCGAACGACGTCATGGCGCAGCTGCTGTGCCTCGAGTCCGATGACCCGGACCGCGACATCCTGCTCTACATCAACTCGCCCGGCGGCTCGTTCACCTCGCTGATGGCGATCTACGACACGATGCAGTTCGTCCGCCCGGACATCCAGACCTACTGCCTCGGCCAGGCCGCCTCGGCCGCCGCCGTCCTGCTCGCCGCGGGCACCCCCGGCAAGCGGCACGCGCTGCCCAACGCCCGCGTCCTGATCCACCAGCCGTCCACCGAGGGCGTCTACGGTCAGGTGTCGGACCTGGAGATCCAGTCCAACGAGATCCAGCGCGTCCGCCGCCTGATGGAGACCACGCTGGCGCACCACACCGGCCGCTCCGCGGAGCAGGTCCGGCTGGACGTCGAGCGCGACAAGATCCTGACGGCCGACGCGGCCAAGGAGTACGGCATCGTCGACGCCGTGCTGCCCTACCGGAAGCTCTCGGGCAAGAAGTGA